From the genome of Prunus dulcis unplaced genomic scaffold, ALMONDv2, whole genome shotgun sequence, one region includes:
- the LOC117613070 gene encoding uncharacterized protein LOC117613070, which produces MRAEDVEKLVNDRLRNLKIGGNFEHALRREVDQANSTPFTAEIEQTAPPKRFSTPSFTHFKGDSDPDSNLKHFKSIMIFYKANDALMCKVFAMTLLGAAQDWFYTLPSGSISSFKELAYVFTKEYTSYRMIKKNPDHLFNLQKKYEESLRDYIKRFKAERANIIGCDDRIASSAFKRGLPIECELYRELTISPCQTLVEVFATAERYALWDDDRIAAKKAAKQADQPVEAASQRNDMIKDKDGGKRELQPQGGAPTTETYTKFTIPIQQTLAQVKNMPWLKKPSPLKGNPAKKDTSRYCEFYEGHGHYTNDCFA; this is translated from the coding sequence ATGCGCGCGGAGGATGTCGAGAAGCTCGTAAACGACCGACTTCGTAACTTAAAGATTGGTGGAAATTTCGAACATGCTCTACGTAGGGAGGTGGACCAAGCAAACTCTACGCCTTTCACTGCCGAGATCGAGCAAACTGCCCCCCCAAAAAGATTCTCAACGCCTTCATTCACGCATTTCAAAGGGGATTCCGATCCCGATAGCAATCTAAAGCACTTCAAAAGTATCATGATCTTCTACAAGGCTAACGATGCACTgatgtgcaaggtgtttgcaatgactttGCTAGGAGCAGCCCAAGACTGGTTTTACACCCTGCCATCTGGGTCGATCAGCAGTTTCAAGGAGCTAGCTTATGTCTTCACCAAAGAATACACTTCTTACCGGATGATCAAGAAGAATCCTGACCACCTGTTCAACCTGCAAAAGAAGTACGAAGAATCCCttcgagattacatcaagaggttcaaagcaGAAAGGGCGAACATCATTGGATGTGACGACCGAATCGCTTCATCGGCCTTCAAGAGGGGCTTGCCAATTGAGTGTGAGCTGTATCGCGAGCTGACCATCTCTCCCTGCCAAACACTAGTAGAAGTCTTCGCGACAGCAGAGCGCTATGCGCTTTGGGACGATGACCGGATCGCCGCAAAGAAAGCTGCCAAGCAAGCCGATCAACCGGTTGAGGCGGCAAGCCAAAGAAACGACATGATAAAAGACAAGGATGGGGGCAAGCGCGAATTACAGCCTCAGGGAGGTGCTCCAACAACTGAGACCTACACCAAGTTCACTATTCCGATACAGCAGACCCTAGCCCAAGTAAAGAACATGCCTTGGTTGAAGAAACCATCGCCTTTGAAGGGAAACCCAGCCAAGAAGGATACCAGTAGATATTGCGAATTCTATGAAGGGCACGGTCATTACACAAACGACTGCTTCGCCTAG